The following nucleotide sequence is from Nitrospira sp..
AGCCGGCGCGTTCGGCCTCACATTGCTCTTTTTCTTTTCGATCCCACGGGTAGGGGTTGGCCTGTTGCAACATTCCCATGGGGAAAGCCTGCGAACGACGGGGTTTTCAGAGCAGGTCGATCTGGGCGTCATGGGCCCGGTGAAGCAGGATCCCAGCATCGTCATGCGCGTGGAGCTGCCGGACGGTCCCGGAACTCCCTCGGCACGGGGGCCGCTGTATCTCCGCGGCGTCGCCTACAATCGGTATGACGGAAAATCCTGGAGCAACAGTCTGCTGCACCGCCGTATGCTCACGGAAGTTCCCCAAGGCACCTTCACGCTCCGAACACCGGGCGCCAAACCGCCGCCCCAGGCACGCGCGCTCCGACAGGATATTCTGCTGGAACCGCTCGATACGGCCGTGCTGTTCGGCGCCCCCCTTGCCTTCGCGGTCAAGGGCGACTTCCACTCGGTCCAATCCGATCTGATGGGATCGCTGCACCTGGCGTTTCCTTCTCATAGCCGCATCCAGTACACAATCTACTCCGTACCGACCAGCATCAATCCGGCAGAGCGGGTCGCCGCCGCGGTGCTGTACCCGGAGTTTATTCTTCAGCAGTATTTACAGATTCCAGCCGTCAGCCCGCAGATCGTTGATCTCGCCCATCGGGTCACTCAACCGGCCACCAGCATCTCTCAGGCCGTCAGCCTGATCCACTCGCACTTGCTCGCCAACTATCGCTACAACCTGGACGTGCCCTCGCTCCAATCGGCTCACCCGCTTGAAGACTTTCTCCTGACTCGGAAAACAGGCTATTGCGAACATTACGCCACCGCGATGGTGGTGCTGCTCCGCGCCAGCGGGATTCCGGCCCGACTGGTCACAGGATTCCTTGCAACTGAATGGAATGAGTTCGGCGGCTACTATACGGTTCGACAGCGGGACGCCCATGCCTGGGTGGAGGTCTACTTCCCACGGTCAGGCTGGATTACCATGGATCCAACGCCTCCGGCTCCGGAGAACATTGGGCAAACCTGGTGGCAATCTGCGGGTCGTGTGATGGACTCGGTCCGGCTTCAATGGGATCGCCTCTTCGTCCACTTCAGCGCAAACGATCAACTCACTGTCGTACAAGGCCTTCGGGAGAGCGGCGAAGCCGTTCGGGCAAAGCTCTCCGAATCTCTCAACTCCCTCTCCGCCCAGAGCGCCGCGATATTCCGTCGGTTCATGTCCTCGTTCACAACGGCCGGGATACCGGAAACCCTACTCTTGATCATTCTGGCCATCGGCGCAGCGTCTGCGGGTCGACTGCTGCTGCGGTCGTCTCGACACACAACGTCACCGCCGGATGTGCTTTCAGCGCATCAACGCACCGTCGTCACGCTCTACACCAATATGTTGCACTGCCTTGCGCAACGCGGCATCGTGAAGTCAGCGAGCACGACCCCCATAGAGTTGCTTCGCCATGTTCAAGAAGAATGGGCTGAAGCCTGGCCCTTCGCTGATGCCCTTACACAACTCTATACTCGAGTCCGGTTCGGTCACGCTTCCCTCACGCCCGAAGACCACAGCACCGCCGAAAACCTGCTGCGCAGGCTCCACACACTGGAACGAGCGACCACCCGCTCACCACAATAATGCTGAGTGAGGCCACGCTTCAGACGTGGAATGAGACAAAAGAGGATAACCAGGAGCGAAAGAAAGCGGCGTGCGCGGCCGGAAAGTCCACCCGCTAAGACAAGTCCTGACAGGGCGAACAAGACTATAGATGATGCTCAGCTAGGATTTCACCGGGCAAAGGGACGGATCAAGGCACGAACCGTGGTTGTCCGGAACGATATGGGTAATGAGCGTGGCGAGGAGGAGTGTGAATTGGAGCGGGAAACGGGATTTGAACCCGCGACCCTCGCCTTGGCAAGGCGATGCTCTACCACTGAGCTATTCCCGCTTCCACCGACAGAAGAAGCGGGATTCTACCGGCCATGCGTAAAGACTGTCAAGCCGGGCAGCAGAAATATCGTCATTACCGCGACTCTACGTAGCTGCCTGAGCGGGGCCACCATCACAACCGACCATCTGCACGAAGCGCGGATGGCCCCTCTTCTCGAAAAGATACAGCCTTTCGACTCAGACCTGCGTGCTTCTTCTGTCCACTTGACGGACCTGCGAGGCTTGAGTAGAGTGATTGCAATGACTGCCTACTCTATCCTCATCAGCGAGGGACCCTTAGCGTGACCTCACGTCCTCAGCCGTCCGCCCCGTTTGCAGCACAGGCCATTCCCTTCGACGAGTATCTCGCTTCGGGCAAGATCCCCGAGGGGCTTCTCACGAGTGAATACATCGGGCAACAGTTTGTTGAGCGATTGGTTCACTACGTACTGAGTGTTCCGGCCGGGAGCTACACGATGGCACAACTCAGTCGTCTTCTCGAGGAGTTGGATCCACGCGCCCAAGTCTTCTTCTTCAAGCGACTGAAAGAGAATAGCCCCGATAGTCTGAAAGATTTTGCCCCGCTGTATTACGGATTCATGAACGAGTTTCATTCCCTCCTGTTTACGTAAGTCACTGCCCAGTAAAAAAATACCTTGTCGGCCTCCCATTCTCAGGTATAATCACGAGAACCTCTTAATGAGCCAAGGAGCACTATGAATCCCACGTTACAGCGCGCCGTTACGAGTTTTTATAATCTGGTGTACGAAGCCCAGACTTTCGCAACCACCATGTCCCGAATCGACACCGCCGAACAGGAGCACTATGCCGGGCGGATCGAGGGGCTGAACTGGGTTTTGGATCGCTGTCAGGAGCTGGAGGACATGGATGCCAATATCACTCCCACGACACTGCAACGTGTCCTGACGGAAGTGAAATCGGACTTGGATCATGAGCTCTCCGTACAGCGGCGCGAAAAAGGCCGACGGGCCGACGGACGCGAGGAAGCCCTGACCTTTGTGGCGGACTACTTGTCCAGCCTGATCACGGCAACTGAGATCGAATCCGCCAAAACCTCCGTGTAACCGCCTGTCGATTGTCTCCAGGCTTATCCTTCGTCATGGCCTCCTCCGAGGGCGACTATGGCCCGTGAGTGGATCATCTTCGCCGTTTGTCTCGGCTTGGGAGGCCATATTGCCCTGGCCGTGGTCTTGCACGCGCCTGACCTGTGGCCATGGAGTAAAGCCTGGCTCTACGGGTTGCTCTCAGGCGTCGCGCTCTACGTCGTGGTTCAGGTCGTCCGTTCACTCTGGTGGATTTTACGAGGCAGGAACGCCGAGGAGCCGGAAACACCCGAGGATCAACGCATCGGCCACCCCTGATACCAACCTGACGGGCATCGCCCTGTTGCACCGCATCCACCTCCCTCAGTAGAATACCGCTCATGCAACCGCGTTCAAACAGACCCTCGCCTCCCAGTTGGCCGCCACGCGCCATACGACCGCGCCCCGCATCGTCACAGCCGGGCCAACGCCAGACAGATCAATATGACTCGTTTAACGCCTCCCTGCTGTACTGCGGACAATGCCGCCAGGCGACTCCGACACGTCAACGGCTCCTGCTCGTCCTGCCGACAGGCAATCTCTACGAATACTTCTGTGCTCAATGCGGAGCCTCGACCGGCTCAAAGACGGAAAGTGCTTCGGCGGAAGGTGGACTGCTCGCCCCGTAAGCATACGTACCGCAATCCACCGTCAAACGTTCACTCCAGCACGTGCGTTCACCCATAACAGGCCGAACCTTACGTCGGGGGCATCACTGCCTATGGCGAAGTGCGAACGCTTGCCGAGGGAGGACTCGCATGAAGGAAGAGAGGACCGGGGGAGGGTAATCAGGAAACCTGATCGAGAGGGATACCCTCGTCGATCAACATGACAGGAATGTCTTCTCGCACCGGGTAGAGAATCTTGTTGTCGGACCGGATCAATCCTCCATCGAGCTTCTCCGTGACCGGCTTTTGGGCTTTATTTTTGAGCGCCCCGCGCTCAATCGCACCGTTCACCTTTTGAATCAACTGCTCGTCGGCCAGAGCCACGGCCTGCTTTGTTTCGGGGCAACACAGTATGGCTAACAGATCCTTGTCGAGATTCACCTTTTTTCCTGCGGCATCGCTCACAATATCTCTCACAATCCCACCCGATAGGGGTGACTGAACGGTTACCGGAAAGATAGTCCAAATGAATCGACAGATCAAGAAGATACCAAATCGCCCCCCTTTCTGATATCGTCATTGGTCGATTCCCCTTCACTCACCAATATCGGGACGGGACGTGACTGCTTCGCATCGACTCGGACGCATTTTCCTTACCGGACTCCTCGTGCTGCTTCCGGCTTGGACAACGTTTCTCATTTTGGCCGCGCTGTTCGAGACACTGGATTCCTTCTTGCTCAATCTCATCGGCCGGCAGATCCAGCCCTATGCCCCGGGCCTCGGCCTTCTGCTGCTCATTGGAATGGTACTCACGGTCGGGGCCATTGCGACGCAAGTCATCGGACAACGAGTGGTGCATTGGACCGAGGCCCTCCTGGACCGGATTCCCTTGATTCGCAGCATCTATATGACCCTCAAGGGCATGACGGATTTACTCAACTACCGGGCGCGCTTCGGACAAAGCACCGTGGTGGCCTTCCCGTTTCCACGCGACGGCCTTTGGGCCCTCGGCTTTGTCATGGGCTCTCCACCGGCGGCACTTCAAATCGCACCGATGGTGGAATTGGTGATGGTCTTTGTCCCGACCGCCATCCATCCCTTCACGGGATACTTGGCCATGATTCCCAAAACACAATTGCACCCGCTGAACCTGTTGCCGGAAGAGGCATTGAAGTTGGAGTTTTCAGCAGGACTCTATCGCCCCTTACCAGGATGGCTGACGTCGCCGGCACGGAACCCGTCATGAGCCGAGTCGATAGCCTGACCGTACGTCCCGCCACACTGGACGACCTCGACGCGCTCACGACATTCAGCGCCGCCATGGCCCTGGAAACTGAGCAACGCACACTGGATCGCG
It contains:
- a CDS encoding DUF3488 domain-containing transglutaminase family protein — protein: MTLDRAFRLSSILLAATGFASLTLAIALPVWLLALAGAAFALALLRVNPSSGLSGVVQQVRLSALTWNIFLLLAFAGFWIDLLLVSQELLPAGIHFLVLLLVNKLSNLDQRRDFLHLYAISLITLLASAALTTQIWYAPFFLVYLVAGVWTLLLYHLLQEHEESTGHQVLGSQAAPLDSTLPHMTARFFWTTNAMAAGAFGLTLLFFFSIPRVGVGLLQHSHGESLRTTGFSEQVDLGVMGPVKQDPSIVMRVELPDGPGTPSARGPLYLRGVAYNRYDGKSWSNSLLHRRMLTEVPQGTFTLRTPGAKPPPQARALRQDILLEPLDTAVLFGAPLAFAVKGDFHSVQSDLMGSLHLAFPSHSRIQYTIYSVPTSINPAERVAAAVLYPEFILQQYLQIPAVSPQIVDLAHRVTQPATSISQAVSLIHSHLLANYRYNLDVPSLQSAHPLEDFLLTRKTGYCEHYATAMVVLLRASGIPARLVTGFLATEWNEFGGYYTVRQRDAHAWVEVYFPRSGWITMDPTPPAPENIGQTWWQSAGRVMDSVRLQWDRLFVHFSANDQLTVVQGLRESGEAVRAKLSESLNSLSAQSAAIFRRFMSSFTTAGIPETLLLIILAIGAASAGRLLLRSSRHTTSPPDVLSAHQRTVVTLYTNMLHCLAQRGIVKSASTTPIELLRHVQEEWAEAWPFADALTQLYTRVRFGHASLTPEDHSTAENLLRRLHTLERATTRSPQ
- a CDS encoding DUF502 domain-containing protein — its product is MTASHRLGRIFLTGLLVLLPAWTTFLILAALFETLDSFLLNLIGRQIQPYAPGLGLLLLIGMVLTVGAIATQVIGQRVVHWTEALLDRIPLIRSIYMTLKGMTDLLNYRARFGQSTVVAFPFPRDGLWALGFVMGSPPAALQIAPMVELVMVFVPTAIHPFTGYLAMIPKTQLHPLNLLPEEALKLEFSAGLYRPLPGWLTSPARNPS